Proteins encoded by one window of Myxococcales bacterium:
- a CDS encoding amidohydrolase family protein has product MFDLKITGGVVVDGTGAPRRQVDVAVKDGVIVEVGACEGPATQTFDAKGLLVVPGFTDLHTHYDGQVSWDADMAPSSLHGVTTAVMGNCGVGFAPVRAADRERLIALMEGVEDIPGSALAEGLKWDWETFGEYMDAIDRVPRSIDVVAQVTHDALRVYVMGDRAFSGSEATQADVDAMRALVREAVVAGAAGFSTGRTDNHRSRDGSDTPASEASAEELVGIAGAFEGLSHGVLQAVSDFDMERGRERFEAEFEVLARMARAAGGKSISISLMQRDLDTTQWQRILEKVEGCTADGVPMRVQVGARGIGVLLGLEATFHPFIGFPSYKAISQLPLAERVAKMREPAFKARILTETSEKIAGDGSNVPPMADRFLANLDFISMRMFRLGERPNYEPAKEESLFAEAMRLGKPALEVIYDAIVANDGRELLYFPVYNYSEFNLDAVGEMLAHPLALPGLSDGGAHVGTVCDASFPTFMLTHWARDRQRGKLTVERVVKMLTHDTSRYIGLTDRGTIEVGQRADLNVIDFDHLTLTRPKLVQDLPAGGKRLLQESLGYKATFVRGVQTVADGVLTGAKPGRLARIGA; this is encoded by the coding sequence GGCGCCAAGTCGACGTGGCGGTGAAGGACGGCGTCATCGTCGAGGTCGGCGCGTGCGAGGGGCCCGCGACGCAGACCTTCGACGCCAAGGGCTTGCTCGTCGTGCCGGGCTTCACCGACTTGCACACGCACTACGACGGCCAGGTGTCGTGGGACGCCGACATGGCGCCGTCGAGCCTCCACGGCGTCACCACCGCGGTGATGGGCAACTGCGGCGTGGGCTTCGCCCCCGTGCGCGCGGCCGATCGCGAGCGTCTCATCGCGCTCATGGAAGGTGTGGAAGACATTCCCGGCTCGGCGCTCGCCGAGGGGCTCAAGTGGGACTGGGAGACCTTCGGCGAGTACATGGACGCCATCGATCGGGTGCCGCGCTCGATCGACGTGGTCGCTCAGGTAACCCACGACGCGCTGCGCGTGTACGTGATGGGCGATCGCGCGTTCTCCGGCAGCGAGGCCACGCAGGCCGACGTCGACGCGATGCGCGCGCTCGTGCGCGAGGCGGTGGTCGCCGGGGCCGCGGGCTTCTCTACGGGGCGCACCGACAACCACAGGTCGCGCGACGGGTCGGACACGCCCGCGTCGGAGGCCTCCGCCGAGGAGCTCGTCGGCATCGCGGGCGCCTTCGAGGGCCTCTCCCACGGCGTGCTCCAGGCCGTCTCCGACTTCGACATGGAGCGCGGTCGCGAGCGCTTCGAGGCCGAGTTCGAGGTGCTCGCCCGCATGGCGCGCGCCGCGGGCGGGAAATCGATCTCGATCTCGCTCATGCAGCGCGATCTCGACACCACCCAGTGGCAGCGCATCCTCGAGAAGGTCGAGGGCTGCACCGCCGACGGCGTGCCGATGCGCGTGCAGGTCGGCGCCCGTGGCATCGGCGTGCTCCTTGGGCTCGAGGCCACGTTCCACCCGTTCATCGGCTTCCCCAGCTACAAGGCCATCTCGCAGCTCCCGCTCGCCGAGCGCGTCGCGAAGATGCGAGAGCCCGCCTTCAAGGCGCGCATCCTCACCGAGACCAGCGAGAAGATCGCCGGCGACGGCAGCAACGTGCCCCCCATGGCCGATCGCTTCCTCGCGAACCTCGACTTCATCTCGATGCGCATGTTCCGCCTCGGTGAGCGCCCGAACTACGAGCCCGCGAAGGAAGAGTCGCTCTTCGCCGAGGCGATGCGCTTGGGCAAGCCCGCGCTCGAGGTCATCTACGACGCGATCGTGGCGAACGACGGCCGCGAGCTCCTGTATTTCCCCGTGTACAACTACTCGGAGTTCAACCTCGACGCTGTGGGCGAGATGCTGGCACACCCGCTCGCGCTGCCCGGCCTGTCCGACGGCGGCGCGCACGTCGGCACCGTGTGCGACGCGAGCTTCCCCACGTTCATGCTCACGCACTGGGCGCGTGATCGTCAGCGCGGCAAGCTCACGGTGGAGCGCGTCGTCAAGATGCTCACCCACGACACGAGCCGGTATATCGGCCTCACCGACCGCGGCACGATCGAGGTCGGTCAGCGCGCCGACCTCAACGTGATCGACTTCGACCACCTGACCCTCACGCGGCCCAAGCTCGTGCAGGACCTCCCGGCCGGCGGCAAGCGCCTGCTCCAGGAGTCGCTGGGGTACAAGGCCACGTTCGTCCGCGGCGTGCAGACCGTCGCCGACGGCGTGCTCACGGGCGCCAAGCCCGGCAGGCTCGCGCGCATCGGCGCCTGA
- a CDS encoding VOC family protein, with product MGEFCWETLGTSDVAGAKTFYNKVFGWTNKPFAGGGESEVFTAGEHDVASLMAPPPGVPSHWMTFVVVANLEASNAKVTELGGKVMMAKVPVPGMGAFSVIQDPTGATIGLFEGSM from the coding sequence GTGGGCGAGTTCTGCTGGGAGACCCTCGGCACGAGCGACGTCGCGGGCGCGAAGACCTTCTACAACAAGGTCTTCGGGTGGACGAACAAGCCGTTCGCCGGTGGCGGCGAGAGCGAGGTGTTCACCGCGGGCGAGCACGACGTCGCCTCGCTCATGGCGCCGCCCCCCGGCGTGCCCTCGCACTGGATGACCTTCGTCGTCGTCGCGAACCTCGAGGCCTCGAACGCGAAGGTCACCGAGCTTGGCGGCAAGGTGATGATGGCCAAGGTGCCCGTGCCCGGCATGGGCGCCTTCAGCGTCATCCAAGACCCCACGGGCGCCACGATTGGGCTCTTCGAAGGCTCGATGTAG
- a CDS encoding enoyl-[acyl-carrier-protein] reductase, giving the protein MLPIDLTGKRAFVAGVADDAGFGFAIAKCLVEAGASVCVGTWPPAYGIFTTLLRRGKLDESLVLSSGAKLEFERIYALDADFDTLDAIPAETRESKRYREHGDVSIGGVVARMCEELGEHPVDIVVHSLANGPEVKRPLLETSRAGYLSAIGTSAYSNVSLVQRFGPTMKPGGSFLSLSYLAAERVVPGYGGGMSSAKAALESDTRLLAFEAGRRWGHRVNCISAGPLASRAASAIGFIKDMIDYTKANSPLPEAITALEVGATAAFLASPLGAGITGSTVYVDKGYSIMGKAV; this is encoded by the coding sequence ATGCTCCCCATCGATCTCACGGGCAAGCGCGCGTTCGTCGCCGGAGTGGCCGACGACGCGGGCTTCGGGTTCGCCATCGCCAAGTGCCTCGTGGAGGCCGGCGCCTCCGTGTGCGTGGGCACCTGGCCGCCCGCGTACGGCATCTTCACGACCCTCCTGCGCCGCGGAAAGCTCGACGAGTCGCTGGTCCTCTCTTCGGGCGCGAAGCTGGAATTCGAGCGAATTTACGCGCTCGACGCCGACTTCGACACGCTCGATGCCATTCCCGCCGAGACCCGCGAGAGCAAGCGGTACCGGGAGCACGGCGACGTATCCATCGGCGGCGTGGTCGCGCGCATGTGCGAAGAGCTCGGTGAGCACCCGGTCGACATCGTGGTCCACTCCCTCGCGAACGGGCCCGAGGTGAAGCGCCCCCTCCTCGAGACGAGCCGCGCCGGCTACCTCTCGGCCATCGGCACGAGCGCGTACTCGAACGTCTCGCTCGTGCAGCGCTTCGGTCCGACGATGAAGCCCGGCGGCTCGTTCCTCTCGTTGTCGTACCTCGCGGCCGAGCGGGTCGTGCCCGGCTACGGCGGCGGCATGAGCTCGGCCAAGGCCGCCCTCGAGAGCGACACCCGCCTGCTCGCGTTCGAGGCGGGCCGCAGGTGGGGCCACCGGGTCAACTGCATCTCCGCGGGTCCGCTCGCCTCGCGCGCCGCCTCGGCGATCGGCTTCATCAAGGACATGATCGACTACACCAAGGCCAACTCGCCGCTGCCCGAGGCGATCACCGCGCTCGAGGTCGGCGCGACAGCCGCGTTCCTGGCGAGCCCGCTCGGCGCGGGCATCACCGGGTCGACCGTCTACGTCGACAAGGGCTACTCGATCATGGGCAAGGCGGTCTAA
- a CDS encoding DUF4173 domain-containing protein — protein MQLPLPPSSVLPSGDAAPSAAAIAGPTRLTPGQAAPAPYGPSAGWHGAPPPGFGPYRGAVPPRPAVARRATPARPTELVALGLFVALADVLIYHLGGGLSLTLFFLVAGGLLVAVARRRRLSLRFATTAGLLGAVALGVGWEGSFGGILTATFLLVATAISLRAKRTYLPDLLASAGATVLGSFHALVGVARGARNLARGRGASERPSFALGTVLVPLGALLVFGGVFVLANPVLEAWGARLLRSVTLPSPVRPLFWLASLTAGAALLRPAFRQAFVARLGGHEAIDLGDACAPQSLSTARNTLFVLNGLFLAVNALDAVSLWAGRPPAGLGYTEYAHRGTVWLTLALLLSTVVLGAIFRGAFHFDPRAKLARGLAYVWAAQNAVLALGTLRRIQLYVEVSGLTSARILGIFGTTLVVVGLGLVVHMVRSRLTLGWLVHRQLDAFGVFLAVFVAAPTDLIATSFNVSRISEGQYAPLLHVLEKTNGAASVPALTPLLAHRDPVVREGVAALLRERRRAVTANVSGGLFTSPVAETVAADALARHANTLDTLSSDATSRAQLAALRKLAGLANDDEERFDFRGRGGVRSRTDDL, from the coding sequence ATGCAGCTCCCCCTCCCTCCCTCGTCCGTCCTCCCTTCGGGCGACGCCGCGCCATCGGCCGCCGCCATCGCCGGGCCCACGCGGCTCACGCCCGGCCAAGCGGCGCCTGCTCCCTACGGTCCATCGGCCGGATGGCATGGCGCGCCGCCCCCCGGCTTCGGTCCCTACCGGGGCGCGGTCCCCCCGAGGCCTGCCGTGGCGCGACGGGCGACCCCGGCGCGCCCGACCGAGCTCGTCGCCCTGGGGCTCTTCGTCGCCCTCGCGGACGTGCTCATCTATCACCTCGGCGGCGGGCTCTCGCTCACGCTCTTCTTCCTCGTCGCGGGCGGGCTGCTCGTGGCGGTCGCGCGACGGCGGAGGCTCTCCCTCCGCTTCGCGACCACGGCCGGGCTCCTCGGCGCGGTCGCGCTCGGCGTGGGCTGGGAGGGCTCGTTCGGTGGCATCCTCACGGCGACCTTCCTCCTCGTGGCGACGGCGATCTCACTCCGTGCAAAGCGCACGTATCTCCCCGATCTGCTCGCCTCTGCGGGCGCGACGGTGCTCGGCTCGTTCCACGCCCTCGTGGGGGTCGCCCGCGGCGCCCGGAACCTCGCCCGCGGCCGCGGCGCCAGCGAGCGCCCCTCCTTCGCGCTCGGCACAGTGCTCGTGCCGCTCGGCGCACTCCTCGTGTTCGGTGGCGTGTTCGTGCTCGCCAACCCGGTGCTCGAGGCCTGGGGCGCGAGGCTCCTCCGCTCCGTCACCCTGCCTTCGCCGGTCCGGCCGCTCTTCTGGCTCGCGTCCCTCACCGCGGGCGCCGCGCTGCTGCGCCCCGCCTTCCGCCAGGCGTTCGTCGCGAGGCTCGGCGGCCACGAGGCCATCGACCTCGGCGACGCGTGCGCGCCGCAGAGCCTCTCGACAGCGCGCAACACGCTCTTCGTGTTGAACGGCCTCTTCCTCGCCGTGAACGCCCTCGACGCGGTGTCGCTCTGGGCCGGGCGACCCCCGGCCGGCCTCGGGTACACGGAGTACGCTCACCGCGGCACCGTGTGGCTCACCCTCGCGCTGCTGCTCTCGACCGTCGTGCTCGGCGCCATTTTCCGGGGCGCGTTCCACTTCGACCCGCGGGCCAAGCTCGCGCGCGGGCTCGCCTATGTGTGGGCCGCGCAGAACGCCGTGCTCGCGCTCGGGACGCTTCGGCGCATCCAGCTCTATGTCGAGGTGAGCGGCCTCACGTCCGCCCGCATCCTCGGGATCTTCGGGACCACGCTCGTGGTCGTCGGCCTCGGCCTCGTCGTGCACATGGTGCGCTCGAGGCTCACGCTAGGCTGGCTCGTCCACCGCCAGCTCGACGCCTTCGGCGTGTTCCTCGCGGTCTTCGTCGCGGCGCCGACCGATCTCATCGCCACGTCCTTCAACGTCTCGCGAATCTCGGAGGGGCAGTACGCGCCTCTCCTCCACGTGCTCGAGAAGACGAACGGCGCCGCCTCCGTGCCGGCGCTCACGCCCCTGCTCGCGCACCGCGATCCGGTCGTGCGCGAGGGCGTGGCGGCCCTCCTCCGCGAGCGACGCCGCGCGGTCACGGCGAACGTCTCGGGCGGGCTCTTCACGAGCCCGGTCGCGGAGACGGTCGCGGCGGACGCGCTCGCGCGGCACGCGAACACGCTCGACACACTCTCGAGCGACGCGACCTCCCGCGCGCAGCTCGCCGCCCTCCGCAAGCTCGCCGGCCTCGCCAACGACGACGAGGAGCGCTTCGACTTCCGCGGCCGCGGAGGCGTCCGGAGCCGCACGGACGACCTCTAG
- a CDS encoding AAA family ATPase gives MGENGSNGRCRIVLTGGPGGGKTTAADLFRREIGERVVVVPEAATLLFSGGFPRVSGELAGGAAQRAIYHVQRNLEDVQSMRFPDRILLCDRGTADGAAYWPTASPTFFEAMGTTEQAELARYDAVIFLESAAVGGSSIEGGNPERIETNDEAVALDRKLYALWSKHERFVVVPHNPSFFKKITHGLAAIEALVAELHAELVEAGSVARSP, from the coding sequence ATGGGCGAGAACGGTTCGAACGGGCGCTGCCGCATCGTGCTGACGGGGGGGCCGGGCGGCGGAAAGACCACCGCGGCGGATCTCTTCCGTCGCGAGATTGGCGAGCGGGTGGTGGTGGTGCCGGAGGCCGCCACGCTGCTCTTCTCCGGCGGCTTCCCGCGCGTGAGCGGCGAGCTGGCTGGCGGGGCGGCGCAGCGCGCGATCTACCACGTGCAGCGCAACCTAGAGGACGTGCAGTCGATGCGCTTCCCCGACCGCATCTTGCTCTGCGACCGCGGGACCGCCGACGGCGCCGCGTACTGGCCTACGGCCAGCCCCACCTTCTTCGAGGCGATGGGCACCACCGAGCAGGCGGAGCTGGCGCGCTACGACGCGGTGATCTTCCTCGAGAGCGCGGCGGTAGGGGGGAGCTCGATCGAGGGAGGCAACCCCGAGCGCATCGAGACCAACGACGAGGCTGTGGCGCTCGATCGCAAGCTCTACGCACTCTGGAGCAAACACGAGCGCTTCGTCGTCGTGCCCCACAACCCGTCGTTCTTCAAGAAGATCACCCACGGCCTCGCGGCGATCGAGGCGCTGGTGGCCGAGCTCCACGCCGAGCTCGTCGAGGCTGGTTCCGTCGCGCGCTCACCCTGA
- a CDS encoding response regulator transcription factor, with protein sequence MARKRVARIVSELPGVEVVLECSSGEEVLKTLGVEDVDVAILDIQMPGLSGLETTARMPEERPYVVFLTAFPEHAVAAFDVGAVDYVVKPADEARIEKALARARSFLDGPPKAEPAPEATWRRLAIPTKGGVTLLAPDDISHALFDGSLVTVHTRDKKLLTDHSLQELEERLPASSFERVHRRALLNLDHVERLESLATGGYVAHLRTGLRVDISRQSARKLRRRLGLR encoded by the coding sequence ATGGCGCGCAAGCGCGTCGCGAGGATCGTGTCCGAGCTGCCCGGGGTCGAGGTGGTCCTCGAGTGCTCGAGCGGCGAGGAGGTGCTGAAGACGCTCGGCGTGGAGGACGTCGACGTGGCGATCCTGGACATCCAGATGCCCGGCCTCTCGGGTCTCGAGACCACGGCGCGCATGCCCGAGGAGCGCCCCTACGTAGTGTTCCTCACGGCCTTCCCCGAGCACGCGGTCGCCGCTTTCGACGTGGGTGCCGTCGACTACGTGGTGAAGCCGGCCGACGAGGCCCGCATCGAGAAGGCGCTCGCGCGCGCGCGGAGCTTCCTCGACGGGCCGCCCAAGGCCGAGCCCGCGCCCGAGGCGACGTGGCGAAGGCTCGCGATCCCGACGAAAGGCGGGGTGACGCTGCTGGCGCCCGACGACATCAGCCACGCGCTGTTCGACGGGAGCCTCGTGACCGTGCACACACGCGACAAGAAGCTGCTCACCGATCATTCGCTTCAAGAGCTCGAGGAGCGGCTCCCTGCGTCGTCGTTCGAGCGGGTCCACCGGCGCGCCCTCTTGAACCTCGATCACGTGGAGAGGCTCGAGTCGCTCGCGACCGGCGGATACGTCGCGCATCTGCGCACGGGGCTCCGTGTCGACATTTCTCGCCAGTCGGCCAGGAAGCTGCGTCGCCGCCTCGGCCTCCGTTGA
- a CDS encoding histidine kinase translates to MDDAAYPANAANAANAPSASPRRRRAALRLPPETNVLQSTMAAILAPRRAVPIVVVMVPLLFIQHVYSRATGALLLGALMCGTFLVVAPTLWRHLFPMGRESANPARSALIYGGVGVALIVGIGRGLSDLVGMGTTFLTTRPSLLVEVALFWVGGWGLARDIDFEENLRRERARAEELERARDHAELIALKSHLDPHFLFNTLNAIAEWCRADGRVAERAILQLSGMLRTVMSGIEEDEWPIAKELELCDALFSMYLVRDPEMFTYVREVPADLPAVSVPPMLLLPLAENAMKHGPSRGHRGEVRLVVRVLGDEHDEIELRVENPGRFAGPREGSTGLGIVHKRLALAYPERGAFSIRADGDRTVATLKLPLSPERSSRT, encoded by the coding sequence GTGGACGACGCGGCTTACCCAGCCAACGCAGCCAACGCAGCCAACGCACCGAGCGCGTCGCCACGCAGGCGACGCGCGGCGCTGCGCCTGCCGCCCGAGACCAACGTGCTGCAGAGCACCATGGCGGCCATCCTCGCACCGAGGCGCGCGGTGCCCATCGTGGTGGTGATGGTCCCGCTGCTCTTCATCCAGCACGTGTACAGCCGCGCGACCGGCGCGCTGCTGCTCGGTGCGCTGATGTGCGGCACGTTCCTCGTCGTGGCTCCCACCCTGTGGCGCCACCTCTTCCCGATGGGCCGCGAGAGCGCGAACCCCGCGCGCTCCGCGCTCATCTACGGCGGCGTCGGCGTGGCGCTCATCGTAGGCATCGGGAGAGGGCTCTCCGACCTCGTGGGGATGGGCACCACGTTCCTCACGACGCGCCCGAGCCTCCTCGTCGAGGTCGCGCTCTTCTGGGTGGGCGGCTGGGGCCTCGCGCGCGACATCGACTTCGAGGAGAACCTCCGCCGGGAGCGAGCGCGCGCCGAGGAGCTCGAGCGGGCCCGCGACCACGCCGAGCTCATCGCGCTGAAGAGCCACCTCGATCCCCACTTCCTCTTCAACACGCTGAACGCGATCGCCGAGTGGTGCAGGGCCGACGGCCGCGTCGCCGAGCGCGCCATCCTCCAGCTCTCCGGCATGCTGCGCACCGTGATGTCGGGCATCGAAGAGGACGAGTGGCCGATCGCGAAGGAGCTCGAGCTCTGCGACGCCCTCTTCTCTATGTACCTCGTGCGGGACCCGGAGATGTTCACGTACGTTCGCGAGGTGCCCGCGGATCTCCCCGCGGTCTCCGTGCCTCCGATGCTGCTGCTGCCGCTCGCCGAGAACGCGATGAAGCACGGCCCGTCGAGGGGGCACCGCGGCGAGGTGCGCCTCGTCGTTCGCGTGCTGGGCGACGAGCACGACGAGATCGAGCTCCGCGTCGAAAATCCCGGCCGTTTCGCAGGCCCGCGCGAGGGCTCCACCGGCCTCGGCATCGTCCACAAGCGACTGGCCCTCGCCTACCCCGAGCGTGGCGCGTTCTCGATCCGCGCCGACGGCGATCGCACCGTGGCCACCCTGAAGCTCCCGCTCTCTCCCGAAAGGTCCAGCCGCACATGA
- a CDS encoding esterase, which produces MNEPQVRVPALCAGALAFALLACGRGRGEAPRREVASASPGADETRALTWGGRARHFRVHRPPARSPSPARRPLVLSLHGGGGRAEGVSAQTGFSALADREGFVVAYPDGVDRGWNDGRAGVPSTAAKENVDDVGFLDAVLDALGRDPDVDLRRVYVTGISNGAFMASRYACERSARVAGIGLVAGSLGPELAATCRLARPVAVIAFLGTADPLVPYEGGVVHLGPFERGLTASARDAMHVFYTQSRCGEPRALPAVPDVDPGDGSTARVEAAACAEDTSVQLYTLEGGGHTWPGGKQYLPARVVGRVNRDVDATATMWAFFQEHGRRGP; this is translated from the coding sequence ATGAACGAGCCACAGGTCCGCGTGCCCGCGCTCTGCGCCGGCGCGCTCGCCTTCGCCCTCCTCGCGTGCGGTCGGGGGCGCGGCGAGGCTCCGCGGCGCGAGGTCGCGTCCGCGAGCCCGGGCGCCGACGAGACCCGCGCGCTCACCTGGGGGGGGCGGGCGCGTCACTTTCGAGTGCATCGCCCGCCCGCGAGGAGCCCGTCGCCCGCGCGGCGGCCGCTGGTGCTCTCGCTCCATGGCGGGGGCGGCCGCGCCGAGGGAGTCTCCGCGCAAACCGGGTTCTCCGCGCTCGCGGATCGCGAGGGCTTCGTGGTGGCTTACCCCGACGGCGTCGACCGGGGCTGGAACGACGGCCGCGCGGGCGTGCCCTCCACCGCGGCGAAGGAGAACGTCGACGACGTGGGCTTCCTCGACGCCGTCCTCGACGCCCTTGGACGCGATCCCGACGTCGATCTGCGCCGCGTGTACGTGACGGGCATCTCGAACGGCGCCTTCATGGCCTCGCGCTACGCGTGCGAGCGCTCGGCGCGCGTCGCCGGAATTGGGCTCGTCGCAGGGTCGCTCGGCCCCGAGCTCGCGGCGACTTGCCGGCTCGCGCGGCCGGTCGCGGTCATCGCCTTCCTCGGGACCGCCGATCCGCTGGTGCCGTACGAAGGCGGTGTGGTCCACCTCGGCCCGTTCGAGCGTGGTCTCACGGCCTCCGCGCGCGACGCCATGCATGTATTCTACACTCAGAGCCGTTGCGGCGAACCTCGGGCGCTCCCTGCCGTGCCCGACGTGGATCCCGGCGACGGCTCCACGGCGCGCGTGGAGGCCGCCGCGTGCGCCGAAGACACGTCCGTGCAGCTCTACACGCTCGAGGGCGGGGGGCACACGTGGCCTGGCGGCAAACAGTACCTCCCGGCCCGCGTGGTGGGCCGCGTGAACCGCGACGTCGACGCGACCGCCACGATGTGGGCGTTCTTCCAGGAGCACGGGCGCCGCGGCCCTTAG
- a CDS encoding protein kinase, protein MDSLIDALTLHGPKVLFFVLVGLIARWGYRWLSTRDERALEEQLREALAAGDHRAAGDLQVRRGLLREASRIYERGGEHARAGRALLKLGEEKAAADAFERAGEHAQAAALFRKLGEPMRAAEQLERSAARADKLLAAECFREAGEHLRAARLLQDAEEYEKAADAFAAVDKLEAFGYSLTMLENAALAVPPEGGRRKELWRRAGEVAQKLGQHEKAAKAFDEAGELARAAGVYENALKQFDMAAALHAELDDAASVERLTLAAGGSERVLARRAERARARGDGALALSLKTELDAATRKLSPEEIVGATALAGPSPLAPGAGVAGPAAAAEPPPTGPEERFELLSELGRGGMGVVHKARDRRLDRLVALKFLPPDLDPGSPLFRMFQREARAAAAHSHPGIVTIYDIGTLDGREFIAMELVEGTTLDEALAAEGPLPPLKALDVFERVLEAVEYAHGKNIIHRDLKPSNLMRTKTGIKVMDFGLAKIVGAKMTGQQTMIAGTPAYMPPEQLTGRTDFRSDLFALGATFYELLTGVLPGLPQRPANLAMGYPSVRDRVPNVPRRLSDVIMRCLDVEPDNRPASATEVLREVREVRIAINAVAQELRAFADASTPMPQKEIIVPPAPSRPKHSPRAFPAASPPAAKGGIVEIVEQRGPRGRDDR, encoded by the coding sequence ATGGACTCCCTAATCGACGCCCTTACACTCCACGGCCCGAAGGTCCTGTTCTTCGTGCTCGTCGGGTTGATCGCGCGGTGGGGCTACCGGTGGCTTTCCACGCGCGACGAGCGCGCTCTCGAGGAGCAGCTCCGGGAGGCACTGGCAGCGGGCGACCACCGCGCCGCGGGCGACCTTCAAGTGCGCCGCGGCCTGCTGCGCGAGGCCTCGCGCATCTACGAGCGCGGCGGCGAGCACGCGCGCGCCGGCAGGGCCCTGCTGAAGCTCGGCGAGGAGAAGGCCGCGGCCGACGCTTTCGAGAGAGCCGGGGAGCACGCCCAAGCGGCCGCGCTGTTCCGCAAGCTCGGCGAGCCGATGCGGGCGGCCGAACAGCTGGAGCGCTCCGCCGCGCGTGCCGACAAGCTCCTGGCCGCCGAGTGCTTCCGCGAAGCGGGCGAGCACCTCCGAGCCGCGAGGCTCTTGCAGGACGCCGAGGAGTACGAGAAGGCCGCCGACGCCTTCGCGGCGGTCGACAAGCTGGAGGCGTTTGGGTACTCGCTCACGATGCTGGAGAACGCCGCGCTCGCGGTGCCTCCCGAGGGCGGCAGGCGAAAGGAGCTCTGGCGGCGCGCGGGCGAGGTCGCCCAGAAGCTCGGGCAGCACGAGAAGGCCGCGAAGGCCTTCGACGAGGCGGGCGAGCTCGCGCGGGCGGCCGGGGTCTACGAGAACGCGCTCAAACAGTTCGACATGGCGGCCGCGCTCCACGCCGAGCTCGACGACGCGGCTTCGGTCGAGCGCCTCACGCTCGCGGCGGGGGGGAGCGAGCGGGTGCTGGCCAGGCGCGCCGAGCGTGCGCGGGCCCGCGGGGATGGCGCCCTCGCCCTCTCCCTGAAGACGGAGCTCGACGCCGCCACGCGGAAGCTCAGCCCCGAGGAGATCGTCGGGGCCACCGCCCTGGCCGGACCCTCGCCACTCGCACCTGGCGCCGGCGTCGCCGGACCGGCCGCTGCCGCCGAACCGCCACCAACGGGCCCCGAGGAGCGCTTCGAGCTGCTCTCCGAGCTTGGGCGCGGCGGCATGGGCGTCGTGCACAAGGCGCGCGATCGTCGGCTCGATCGCCTGGTCGCGCTCAAGTTCCTCCCGCCGGATCTCGACCCAGGGTCCCCTCTGTTCCGTATGTTCCAGCGCGAGGCGCGCGCGGCCGCGGCGCACAGCCACCCGGGCATCGTCACCATCTACGACATCGGCACGCTCGACGGCCGCGAGTTCATCGCGATGGAGCTCGTCGAGGGCACCACGCTCGACGAGGCGCTCGCCGCCGAGGGGCCGCTGCCGCCGTTGAAGGCGCTCGACGTGTTCGAGCGGGTGCTCGAGGCCGTGGAGTACGCACACGGGAAGAACATCATCCACCGCGATCTGAAGCCGTCCAACCTGATGCGCACCAAGACCGGCATCAAGGTCATGGACTTCGGCCTCGCCAAGATCGTCGGCGCGAAGATGACGGGCCAGCAGACGATGATCGCTGGCACGCCCGCCTACATGCCGCCGGAGCAGCTCACTGGGCGCACCGACTTTAGGTCCGACCTGTTTGCGCTGGGCGCGACGTTCTACGAGCTGCTCACCGGCGTCCTGCCCGGGCTGCCGCAGCGCCCCGCGAACCTGGCGATGGGTTACCCGTCCGTCCGCGACCGCGTGCCCAACGTGCCGCGGCGCCTCTCGGACGTCATCATGCGGTGCCTCGACGTCGAGCCCGACAATCGCCCCGCGAGCGCGACAGAGGTGCTGAGGGAGGTGCGCGAGGTGCGGATCGCGATCAACGCCGTCGCGCAGGAGCTCCGGGCGTTCGCCGACGCGTCGACGCCCATGCCCCAGAAGGAGATCATCGTGCCGCCGGCTCCCTCCAGGCCGAAGCACTCGCCGCGCGCGTTCCCAGCCGCGAGCCCGCCGGCAGCCAAGGGGGGCATCGTCGAGATCGTAGAGCAGCGGGGTCCGCGAGGGCGGGACGATCGCTGA